TATAATTTCACTATCCTCGTGTACATAAACATTAAACATGTACATCTTCCAACTTAGAGCAGTGCCAGATTACGAAGAAATATATACACCGATTTATTTGTACATTGCTCAAGTTATGATgatgattttaatagtttttagtaTAGTTGctcaaaaagagaaaaaaaatcacatgTGTACATGTATACATTGCTCAAGTTATCATATaggataaaaatgaaaatttggaacttaatttaaatcatttatacCAATCATCCATAATAtattcacacatattaagaatataataaatattcagaaaatttatttttatagaacaAGAATTTTTTGTAGTCATCTCATGTAACGATGTAGCTTGTATATTTTCAAGCAAAAGACAAGTAATTACTTGTAAAAATATCACAAACATATTACTAAGGTTTTATAAAATgcataaaagaaataaaactataactttAGAAGCCATTTGATGTGTACACTATACCACGTACACAAATGTTATATTATCCACATGTACAATGATTCACATGTACAATGATTCACATGTACAATAATACATGTACAATGATCCACGTTTAATGACTCACATTTATACTAATCATCCATAACAGAGCTAGTGTCCACATGGACACTCAAAATCATTGATATTCTTTGGGAGTTTTATGTTTGCTTCTATTATGGACAACATCAATGATATTTTGTGTACAAAATAGCATAGACAATTTACCAGAATGAACATATAAATTATGGGACCAAATCAAAAGAATTTATTTGCAAATCAGAAACATCTGGggcataaacaaaataaaaaacaaaacggCAAAGACCAATGTTGCAAAATCAGAAGATTCGCTTGGTCTGAATTGCACAATTAAAAATTTCGGGAAATATTCGtgaacataataaaattttaagacaAATTGGAGAATAAACAAAAGTTGGAGGACCAGATGTGCAAATAATCAAAACTTCACCATTGTTGCTCCGGTTAAGCTTTCTCTTTGATCTACGACTAAAGAGACGACGATTCTAGCGTCCACAACTCTAGTCATGAGCATGACAACCACAGCAGGAGGAGACGATTTGACCTTGACGCGGATAGCGGTGGAGATATGTCGGAATGGAGCTTAGTGTACACATGTAGTTTAAAGAACATATGTAAATGGACACATGTTCAGTTTGAAGttaatgtacacatgtacactttGAAGTTAATGTACATATGTACATTATGAAGTTGATGTACACATGAAGCTAGCATGAAAACACACACACTAATTATAAGCTCTTAAACAAGGTGTGAAGGATGATATTTAGGTTTAGTCGGATATCAGGGATGCCCCGACCATGTGTGTACATGGGATGGAAAAACAATTCACATGTACATTGTGTTAACATTATCTTGAGTTCATGAAGTCGGAGAAGCTTGGTTATTTAGATAGAAAACCTACAAAAAAGGCAAAAAATGTGTACACAATCACTTTGATGTATAATACAAAATTAGGTGTACACATGTACGGTTTGAATGTAATGTACACATGATTTTCCTTTTTTCATTAATGTTGCAAAATTACGAAAAtaacctcatcttcttccttagcCATTATCGACCAGAAACACTAATCTCCGCCTATCTCGCCTATTTTCCACAATTCTTTACATTCTCAACTTGTTTTTTTATGTACTTTTACCTAGATGTGATAGCTTTCAATCCTAATTCATGGTTTTAATCTTAAAAGTCCGAAAAAGTGATTTTTTGGTTTCTGATTTGTTGAACAATTTGTTCCATCAAAAGTATAGCTTAACATATCTCAAAAGATAGATTGAATAATAAAGACActgattataaatatattttcttaaaaaaaaaaagtacaggAAAAACAACATTCattttacaaagaaaaataaagaactcAATaggaagaaacaaagaaaatgatatATGAGACTCATTTCCTTTTGTTTGTTAGAAAGAACCGTGGATAAATCTCATAAAGTCGGTTATTAAATTAGTTAAGGTGATATCAAAAGGTTATTTAGTTAGTTTATAATTAAGAAATGAATTTGGTTAAGAAAAACTATCCTAGTAGCACAAACTGCCTCTAAGTGTAATTCTttctagaatatatataaaatgttccTCAGAAtaccaataatatatataagaattccAGTCGTAAATTGTTTGACAGGGAATATTAGCCatgggacggatccggatatccgggaaatttagggtatccggatccagattcgtggtttccggatatctgggtttcggatatccgtcttgatattttattatccgcggatatccggatccggatctggatccgtcaaaataattaaaaataattttttaacaaaaatactaatttttttaatataatacataaattaaatatttataaatatatttatatatgtttataatattgtaaaacctaaaatataatattataagattaattcatgtataaatattaatatatcaaatataaatattaataaaatttaaaaatttaatgtattttaaaaatacggatccggatatccggacctctaaattaagatatccgaatccggattcggtttgcacggatccaagattttactatccggattcggatccgggcatcccggatatcctattttcggaaCGGATCCAGAGTGGATCTCGGATCGAGTTCGGATCTCGGATCGAGttcggatctcggataataagtctcaGGCCTAGGGAATATACATGACTGACCCACTTGGCTAATAGATGCCATCTGTAATGTGAATCTATATATCTTTAATTTGATTTcgattaattttaaattatgcaTTTGTTTAATTGTATAATGAAAGTCTATACGAATATATTTGACTTGACCAGAcaacataaaaattaatctaacaTGTTATCAAATGCGCATATACGTGTACAAGGTGTGTAAATGAACTTGAATTTGTTTTCCATATTCCACATTCAACACGTTTCGAAACGTGTTGATTTcgttagaaatttgaaaacagtgttgaaaaacaaagaaaatcgaATCAGTAGAATTTCtggattttataattttttaaaagataaaataaaaagctTCAGTAGCTCTGGTTAGAGCATGCGACTGTTAACCTCAAGGCCAGAGGTCATTAACATGAAAAATGGTAAAAGATAAGACCAACACATGGGGGGGCAGCATAATTAAGATTTGACTTGTTTCGGTCCTACAAAGATATCCTCTTTTTCAAACTGAAGCCGCCTTCATGGACTTGGGAACACTTACATTGATCTTTACTAGCTTTTCTCCTTTGTAACGTTAGAAATATGCTAGTGTTCTTAGCCAACCAAGTAAACAAAGGACAGCATCAAGTGCTTGTGATTTTCTCTGAAGCCATACATACTAAAAGGATGAAAACGTGATTGATTCTTCTGCTCATACCATTCAACAAGTCTACTCCATATCTTATCTTAAAAGGACGGCTTCTCTCACCAATGTGAGCAGCTACGATGAGCAGACATCACTCCCTAGAAAGCCACGGCTATAAACTTCCTGTCCAGGAAAACAGCCATCCGCGACACAATATAGTTATATAGACCATATATAGCTTTTTATCATTCTCATTTCCTGACTTGTGTATTTCGTGTTCCTTCATCCTTATGCAGTTATGTGTTCCAACAACTGCTTCTGCTGCTATGGGCTTTTGTCTTAAGACCCAACTAAAGCCTAAAAGCTATGAAAAGTTGAGTGCAAGTGGGTTTGTTCGTCGCAGTTTGGTCCACCAATATTCCACGTCCAGTATTCATCAGAATAAATCATATGGTCCAAAAGCATCAAAGCGTGAATCAATATTCAACGACAACGGCTCTCTTTTCTAGCAACTTGTACGAGTATCGTTGAGACCGTATCTTTGAATCTATAAAGATAAAACATGGAAAGACCCAGTTATCTTTTATGCAACTCTTCTTGGTTGGTTccttataaaaacaaaacaaaacaaaacaaaaaaggtgAAACGCCCTAGGAAAAAAGGTTCTGTCTCCTCGAATTATCTTGTCCATAGTAAAGCTGCTTTATGTAACCTTTTCACCACGGTCTTCTTGTGATCTCTGCCTTTCTTTAAATCTTTGGATTCTGATTCTTCCTCTGCCTTGTGTTATAAATAACCTGCAACTCAAGCAACTAGAGTCGCAAGCAAAAACCAAACTCCAACTCCCGCTTTGGTTTCAGGAACCTCCTTCATTTTCTTGAAGACAGCTAAAACCAAGAAGAAAATGGACAAGGTTCTGAGAATGTCATCGGAAAAAGGAGTGGTTATATTCAGCAAGAGCTCGTGTTGCTTGTCCTACGCGGTTCAAGTCCTCTTCCAAGATCTTGGGGTTAGCCCTAAGATCCACGAGATCGACAAGGACCCCGAATGCCGAGAGATGGAGAAGGCACTGATGAAGCTAGGCTGCTCAAAGCCAGTTCCAGCCGTCTTCATTGGTGGTAAGCTCGTTGGTTCCACCAACGAAGTCATGTCCATGCACCTAAGCAGCTCCTTGGTTCCCTTAGTGAAGCCATATCTATGTTAAAAGAAAAGGTCGGAATGTATTTCAATAAGGAAACAAATGTGAGCCAAATCTTTGTAATGTGTTTTAGTAATTATATTGGCTGTGTAACCttaaaagttatataaaatgtCTTTTCGTCCAAGAACAAAGAGATGGTAAGCCCACACTGGCGGGTGGTACGGCAGGCTTGGAAAGACGCTAAACATAGTGGGTTTGAAACCTGCCACTTAGATTAATTGCGCACATATGTGAATAGaggtattttatatggtttgtcTCCTCCGGAATTAGTCGGGTCTTTTTGGATCCGGACGACCCgggttaccaaaaaaaaaagaaatagggGAAAGTGTAATGGAAAGTAACTAGATGCATTCTTGATTAGTAAATAGTAAGTAAATGATCCAAACCAAACACACAGAAGCAGAACTAAGTAACGTACATAACCAGACCATAAATGGCAACACACCTCGCAAGCGTATTGGCAACATATACTAACTACTCTTACATGGATTACACTAACTTCTTTCTGTACAAAGTacaaagaaagaacaaaaacaaaaacacactGAACAATCAAACAAAGTGTATATGGTTTGGAGAAAGTTGCTATCTAGGTGCAACAGAAGGAACTATTCCACTGACGAGGTCAGAGCCAGAGACATCCATCGATGTATAAGGATTTGGATTCTTCAAGAACGACGAGTTTGATGACGATGACGGCTGACTCGTTGTCTCAGACATATCCTCCCTTTTGGCTGTCTTAGATTCCGGCATCAGTTCCCATATGATTTCCAGTTCTCTTAC
This region of Brassica napus cultivar Da-Ae chromosome C5, Da-Ae, whole genome shotgun sequence genomic DNA includes:
- the LOC106401875 gene encoding monothiol glutaredoxin-S11, with protein sequence MDKVLRMSSEKGVVIFSKSSCCLSYAVQVLFQDLGVSPKIHEIDKDPECREMEKALMKLGCSKPVPAVFIGGKLVGSTNEVMSMHLSSSLVPLVKPYLC